A stretch of the Corvus moneduloides isolate bCorMon1 chromosome 8, bCorMon1.pri, whole genome shotgun sequence genome encodes the following:
- the LOC116447463 gene encoding homeobox protein vex1-like, protein MFVRAAPVRAGKAGDMEKGSFSVEWLAQSSRGGAPEMPDSPRDREAAERRSPGHEAESVGAVPGRSRTKFSAAQLQELERSFREQRYIRAGEKRRLAAALNLSQSQIKTWFQNRRMKFKRQTQDARIEALFSGLFLPYHCYPDTATSSQPHGMDVNVSATSAVSLHSAMPNPAFLLPSVPDQSLQPSPALLLPPGPGLSCCSSVLPAVTLTTEHKRLMFQPDLPSC, encoded by the exons ATGTTTGTCCGGGCGGCTCCAGTGAGGGCCGGCAAGGCTGGGGACATGGAGAAGGGCTCCTTCTCGGTGGAGTGGCTGGCCCAGAGCAGCCGCGGCGGAGCCCCGGAGATGCCCG ACTCGCCCCGGGACCGGGAGGCCGCCGAGCGCCGCAGCCCCGGGCACGAAGCGGAGTCTGTGGGCGCCGTGCCCGGGCGGTCCCGCACCAAGTTCTCGGCCgcgcagctgcaggagctggagcgCAGCTTCCGAGAGCAGCGCTACATCCGCGCCGGCGAGAAGCGGCGCTTAGCCGCCGCGCTGAATCTCTCCCAGAGCCAG ATAAAAACCTGGTTTCAGAATCGTCGTATGAAGTTCAAACGCCAGACCCAAGATGCCAGGATCGAAGCTCTTTTCTCAGGCTTATTTTTACCCTATCATTGTTACCCAGACACAGCTACATCCAGCCAGCCTCATGGGATGGATGTCAATGTCTCTGCTACCTCTGCTGTTTCCCTTCACTCAGCTATGCCAAACCCTGCCTTTTTGTTGCCTTCTGTTCCAGATCAGTCGCTTCAGCCAAGCCCAGCTTTACTACTGCCTCCCGGGCCAGGATTATCTTGTTGCTCTTCTGTTCTTCCAGCAGTGACTCTAACCACTGAACATAAAAGACTGATGTTCCAACCAGATCTTCCTTCCTGTTAA